A window of Terriglobia bacterium genomic DNA:
CGAGCGGGGCCTGCACGCGGCAGGAATTTTTAAGCGGGTGACAAACAAAGAGGAAAAAATGTCCACAGTAACAACAACTCCGACGGCGCAATTGACCAAGGACGAAATTCTTCGCTACAGCCGGCATCTCATCATGCCGGAAGTGGCCATGGAAGGCCAGCTCAAGCTGAAGCAGGCCAAGGTGCTTTGCATCGGCGCCGGCGGATTGGGCGCGCCGCTGGCCCTCTACCTGGCTGCCGCCGGCGTGGGAAAGCTGGGTATGGTGGACTTCGACGTGGTCGACTTCACCAACCTGCAGCGGCAGGTTATCCATGATACGGATGACGTCGGGCGGTCCAAGCTTGAATCAGCGCGCGACACCATCCGCGACATCAATCCGAGCGTGGAGGTCGTTCCGTACGAGACGCGGCTTACTTCCGAGAACGCGCTCGATATCTTCCGCGACTATGACATTGTTGTTGACGGCACGGACAATTTCCCCACCCGCTACCTGGTGAACGATGCCTGCGTCCTGCTGGGCAAGCCGAACGTTTACGGCAGCATCTTCCGCTTCGAGGGGCAGGCTTCTGTTTTCTACGCCCGGGAAGGCCCGTGCTACCGCTGCCTTTACCCGGAGCCGCCACCGCCGGGTCTGGTTCCAAGCTGCGCTGAAGGCGGAGTGCTGGGCGTGCTGCCGGGCATCGTGGGATCCATCCAGGCCCTTGAAACCATCAAGCTGATTCTTGGCAAGGGCCAGCCGCTGATCGGTCGCCTGCTGCTGTTCGATGCGCTCAACCTCAAGTTCCGGGAACTCAGGCTGCGCAAAAATCCGGAGTGCCCGGTGTGCGGAACGCATCCAACCATTACAAAGTTAATTGACTACGAGGAATTCTGTGGAATCCGGGGAGAGGAGCACGTGCCCGAAACCAACGTCCCGGAAATTACGGCGACGGAAGTGAAAAAGATGATGGACGAAAACAAACCCTTCGTTCTCATCGACGTTCGTGAACCCCACGAATACGAAATTTGCAAGATTCCGGGCGCCAAGCTGATCCCGCTGGGCGAAGTTCCGAAACGCATGCACGAGCTGAACTCCGCAGACGACATTGTTGTGCATTGCCGCTCCGGCGTGCGGAGCGCCCAGGCAGTGGAATTCCTGATGAAGGCAGGCTTCCGAAGGATCCACAACCTGAAGGGCGGCGTTCTGGCGTGGGCGCGGGACGTTGATCCCTCCATGCCCAGCTACTGATCGATTGCCACCTTCCAGCCGGGACGGGCGCCCGTCCGCCCCGGCATTCTTCCATCCTGCCTCGTTTCCAAATGCCAAGTGTGCATGCGCTTGCGCACTCACATCGGCAAATCTCCCGAGTTAGCTCATCTTTCCACACCCTTGCCGTCAGGGATTCAATGGTTGGCATCACAAGGAATCTACTAATTGTATGCATCTGTCTGCTGCGGTATCTTGGCTGACAATGCCGATTTTGGCAGCAAGAGTTCCTCAAAGAGTGGGCAGTCGAGAGGAGGGGCGAGCTCTCGCCTAATAGTTCAAGCCATGATGAAGCCGTTGGAAGGGCAAACACCTGGACCGAACTCCGGCTGACAAATGTCAGGAATGTCGGTGCGCTGTTTTTCCCACTGGATGTGCAATAAGGTGGTGACGCAGCGAGTTCCGAACCCGCAAAGCGCTGAGCTGCAAATCAGTGCGGGGCCTGCCACCTTAAACCCGAGCTGGGGGAAATTTCCATTGACCAATTTCCGCAAT
This region includes:
- the moeB gene encoding molybdopterin-synthase adenylyltransferase MoeB produces the protein MSTVTTTPTAQLTKDEILRYSRHLIMPEVAMEGQLKLKQAKVLCIGAGGLGAPLALYLAAAGVGKLGMVDFDVVDFTNLQRQVIHDTDDVGRSKLESARDTIRDINPSVEVVPYETRLTSENALDIFRDYDIVVDGTDNFPTRYLVNDACVLLGKPNVYGSIFRFEGQASVFYAREGPCYRCLYPEPPPPGLVPSCAEGGVLGVLPGIVGSIQALETIKLILGKGQPLIGRLLLFDALNLKFRELRLRKNPECPVCGTHPTITKLIDYEEFCGIRGEEHVPETNVPEITATEVKKMMDENKPFVLIDVREPHEYEICKIPGAKLIPLGEVPKRMHELNSADDIVVHCRSGVRSAQAVEFLMKAGFRRIHNLKGGVLAWARDVDPSMPSY